A window of the Tachyglossus aculeatus isolate mTacAcu1 chromosome 2, mTacAcu1.pri, whole genome shotgun sequence genome harbors these coding sequences:
- the LOC119939478 gene encoding uncharacterized protein LOC119939478 isoform X1, giving the protein MEESAQPITHSSGTQKRKKSNPVSEVNQKLPKTVTPFLLLTSESEQDTDSEGTSGKSSEENLVNGEALDLSIAKQTLSRAVSRGESKPLDRVDISNDEDIGLLNRMSLSDVQKRGVLVNQWVPPSNFQFPKRLMDSGTNQKHCRCSTQLLQEYKFARYSPYLDGVFCGPCFVFNSGKEAVLVSTPLKDWSNGKKVLERHSQSKEHGRAAARTELFVAFEHEKKLTGWSRHALKQIVKIIIFCGRQNVLLGGMLNSTKMVHAITHYVAELDPVLKENLSHAPYGPLDTSEWMQSKLADLTGLQIQSRILERVKAATFFSLIADGSTDVSTKENIALSVRYVHRSREGQVELREDPIDFVEGFDTTERSLTELFLQKISAWGLRKELLRGYSYQGGSHMSGQLARICDILPEAVYSASKTHELNMAIIRSCAVRPVAKLLDTLGKVTAVLKWSMERFGPCLGDLQEFLDTVGETGEEEEEEEDNLQHLSWVDALSCFKAKYAAVLGALQKLTDDSGDAERLLYSITKFDFLMSLVCVEHVLACTRSLHLDMQRADTDLIHMSDEANLIIQRFGRMKDDGDLGFESLYDEAKRLADAVGVQESPPGLGGRSAPLCGPPAEDIQEGYRRDLFVPFLDHVISELQEQLLECSPRFIAQYLVPDKLLLLENDESEVALYDAFKGDISNLDSFKAELQRWRAKWMDIPRNEQPSSILAALQHLNPICYPNINAALSVLATMPISVPAGEVSSRALRRVRICQRNSVRGSRLPGLALTYVHQDIDVDPYILYAVDSMLLDETQKGTKLLNKSNAGKRRY; this is encoded by the exons ATGGAGGAGTCAGCCCAGCCGATAACACATtcgtctgggactcagaagagaaaaaaatcaaaCCCCGTTTCAGAGGTGAACCAGAAGCTCCCAAAAACTGTGACTCCCTTTCTGCTCCT GACCTCAGAGTCGGAACAGGACACGGACTCCGAAGGCACATCCGGGAAGAGCTCTGAGGAGAACCTTGTAAACGGAGAAGCCCTGGATCTCTCGATCGCCAAACAGACCCTCTCCAGAGCAGTAAGCAGAGGTGAGAGCAAACCCCTGGACCGAGTGGACATCAGTAATGATGAAGATATTGGCTTGTTGAACCGCATGAGCCTGAGTGATGTGCAAAAGAGAGGCGTTTTAGTCAACCAGTGGGTACCACCTTCAAACTTCCAGTTTCCAAAAAGACTAATGGACTCTGGAACTAACCAAAAGCATTGCCGCTGCAGCACCCAGCTGCTCCAAGAGTATAAGTTTGCCCGCTACTCGCCATATCTGGACGGGGTCTTCTGCGGACCCTGTTTTGTGTTCAACAGCGGCAAGGAAGCAGTTTTGGTCTCCACCCCCTTGAAAGATTGGTCCAACGGCAAGAAAGTCCTGGAGAGACACAGCcaatcgaaagagcacgggcgggCGGCTGCGAGGACCGAGCTGTTTGTCGCCTTTGAGCACGAGAAAAAACTGACAGGGTGGAGCCGCCATGCCCTCAAACAGATCGTCAAAATCATCATCTTCTGTGGGAGGCAGAATGTTTTACTGGGAGGGATGTTGAACAGCACCAAGATGGTGCATGCTATCACACATTATGTGGCTGAACTGGACCCGGTTTTGAAAGAGAACCTCAGCCACGCCCCATATGGCCCCTTGGACACCTCAGAATGGATGCAGAGCAAACTTGCTGACCTCACAGGCCTCCAGATTCAGAGCAGGATTCTGGAGAGGGTTAAAGCAGCCACGTTCTTTAGTTTGATAGCGGATGGGAGCACCGACGTTTCCACGAAAGAGAACATCGCCCTCTCCGTGCGTTACGTTCACCGGAGCCGAGAGGGCCAGGTGGAACTTCGAGAAGACCCGATTGACTTTGTAGAGGGCTTTGACACAACAGAGAGGAGCCTGACAGAGCTCTTTCTGCAGAAAATCTCAGCTTGGGGCTTGCGGAAAGAGCTGCTGAGAGGCTACAGCTACCAGGGGGGCAGTCACATGAGTGGGCAGCTGGCGAGGATTTGTGACATCCTGCCCGAAGCCGTATACTCGGCCTCTAAGACCCATGAGCTCAACATGGCGATCATTCGGTCCTGTGCGGTGAGGCCTGTGGCTAAGCTGCTGGATACGCTAGGGAAAGTCACTGCAGTGCTGAAGTGGTCTATGGAGCGCTTCGGCCCCTGCCTTGGGGACCTGCAGGAATTTCTGGACACGGTCGGGGAAaccggagaggaagaggaagaagaggaggataatCTCCAACACCTCAGCTGGGTAGACGCCCTaagctgctttaaagccaaatatGCAGCGGTCCTGGGCGCTTTGCAGAAATTGACAGACGACAGTGGGGATGCTGAAAGACTCTTATATTCGATCACCAAGTTTGACTTCCTGATGAGCCTGGTGTGTGTTGAGCACGTCCTTGCGTGCACCCGATCTCTGCACCTGGATATGCAGCGTGCCGACACCGATCTCATCCACATGTCCGACGAGGCCAACCTCATCATTCAGAGGTTCGGGAGAATGAAAGACGACGGCGACCTGGGGTTCGAGTCGCTGTACGATGAAGCGAAGCGATTAGCCGATGCCGTGGGGGTCCAGGAATCTCCGCCGGGCCTCGGAGGGCGGTCGGCCCCCCTGTGCGGCCCCCCGGCTGAGGACATCCAGGAGGGCTACAGGCGGGATCTGTTTGTGCCGTTTCTGGACCATGTCATTTCAGAACTGCAGGAGCAACTGCTGGAGTGCTCTCCGCGGTTCATTGCCCAGTACCTCGTCCCCGACAAGCTGCTTTTGCTGGAAAATGACGAGTCCGAGGTAGCCCTCTATGACGCTTTCAAGGGCGACATCTCCAACctggacagctttaaagcagaACTGCAGAGGTGGCGGGCAAAATGGATGGACATCCCCAGGAACGAGCAGCCCAGTAGCATCCTGGCCGCTCTGCAGCACTTAAACCCCATCTGTTACCCCAACATCAATGcggctctctccgtcctggccaccATGCCCATCAGCGTCCCAGCCGGAGAGGTGTCATCGCGGGCTTTGAGGAGAGTCAGAATCTGTCAGAGAAACTCAGTGAGGGGGAGTCGGCTGCCTGGACTGGCTCTGACTTACGTCCATCAGGACATCGATGTTGAT ccctatATCCTGTATGCTGTTGACTCCATGCTTTTGGATGAAACACAGAAGGGCACGAAGCTGTTAAATAAGTCTAATGCAGGAAAGAGACGGTATTGA
- the LOC119939478 gene encoding uncharacterized protein LOC119939478 isoform X2 has protein sequence MEESAQPITHSSGTQKRKKSNPVSEVNQKLPKTVTPFLLLTSESEQDTDSEGTSGKSSEENLVNGEALDLSIAKQTLSRAVSRGESKPLDRVDISNDEDIGLLNRMSLSDVQKRGVLVNQWVPPSNFQFPKRLMDSGTNQKHCRCSTQLLQEYKFARYSPYLDGVFCGPCFVFNSGKEAVLVSTPLKDWSNGKKVLERHSQSKEHGRAAARTELFVAFEHEKKLTGWSRHALKQIVKIIIFCGRQNVLLGGMLNSTKMVHAITHYVAELDPVLKENLSHAPYGPLDTSEWMQSKLADLTGLQIQSRILERVKAATFFSLIADGSTDVSTKENIALSVRYVHRSREGQVELREDPIDFVEGFDTTERSLTELFLQKISAWGLRKELLRGYSYQGGSHMSGQLARICDILPEAVYSASKTHELNMAIIRSCAVRPVAKLLDTLGKVTAVLKWSMERFGPCLGDLQEFLDTVGETGEEEEEEEDNLQHLSWVDALSCFKAKYAAVLGALQKLTDDSGDAERLLYSITKFDFLMSLVCVEHVLACTRSLHLDMQRADTDLIHMSDEANLIIQRFGRMKDDGDLGFESLYDEAKRLADAVGVQESPPGLGGRSAPLCGPPAEDIQEGYRRDLFVPFLDHVISELQEQLLECSPRFIAQYLVPDKLLLLENDESEVALYDAFKGDISNLDSFKAELQRWRAKWMDIPRNEQPSSILAALQHLNPICYPNINAALSVLATMPISVPAGEVSSRALRRVRICQRNSVRGSRLPGLALTYVHQDIDVDVDLVLGDFDRFLR, from the exons ATGGAGGAGTCAGCCCAGCCGATAACACATtcgtctgggactcagaagagaaaaaaatcaaaCCCCGTTTCAGAGGTGAACCAGAAGCTCCCAAAAACTGTGACTCCCTTTCTGCTCCT GACCTCAGAGTCGGAACAGGACACGGACTCCGAAGGCACATCCGGGAAGAGCTCTGAGGAGAACCTTGTAAACGGAGAAGCCCTGGATCTCTCGATCGCCAAACAGACCCTCTCCAGAGCAGTAAGCAGAGGTGAGAGCAAACCCCTGGACCGAGTGGACATCAGTAATGATGAAGATATTGGCTTGTTGAACCGCATGAGCCTGAGTGATGTGCAAAAGAGAGGCGTTTTAGTCAACCAGTGGGTACCACCTTCAAACTTCCAGTTTCCAAAAAGACTAATGGACTCTGGAACTAACCAAAAGCATTGCCGCTGCAGCACCCAGCTGCTCCAAGAGTATAAGTTTGCCCGCTACTCGCCATATCTGGACGGGGTCTTCTGCGGACCCTGTTTTGTGTTCAACAGCGGCAAGGAAGCAGTTTTGGTCTCCACCCCCTTGAAAGATTGGTCCAACGGCAAGAAAGTCCTGGAGAGACACAGCcaatcgaaagagcacgggcgggCGGCTGCGAGGACCGAGCTGTTTGTCGCCTTTGAGCACGAGAAAAAACTGACAGGGTGGAGCCGCCATGCCCTCAAACAGATCGTCAAAATCATCATCTTCTGTGGGAGGCAGAATGTTTTACTGGGAGGGATGTTGAACAGCACCAAGATGGTGCATGCTATCACACATTATGTGGCTGAACTGGACCCGGTTTTGAAAGAGAACCTCAGCCACGCCCCATATGGCCCCTTGGACACCTCAGAATGGATGCAGAGCAAACTTGCTGACCTCACAGGCCTCCAGATTCAGAGCAGGATTCTGGAGAGGGTTAAAGCAGCCACGTTCTTTAGTTTGATAGCGGATGGGAGCACCGACGTTTCCACGAAAGAGAACATCGCCCTCTCCGTGCGTTACGTTCACCGGAGCCGAGAGGGCCAGGTGGAACTTCGAGAAGACCCGATTGACTTTGTAGAGGGCTTTGACACAACAGAGAGGAGCCTGACAGAGCTCTTTCTGCAGAAAATCTCAGCTTGGGGCTTGCGGAAAGAGCTGCTGAGAGGCTACAGCTACCAGGGGGGCAGTCACATGAGTGGGCAGCTGGCGAGGATTTGTGACATCCTGCCCGAAGCCGTATACTCGGCCTCTAAGACCCATGAGCTCAACATGGCGATCATTCGGTCCTGTGCGGTGAGGCCTGTGGCTAAGCTGCTGGATACGCTAGGGAAAGTCACTGCAGTGCTGAAGTGGTCTATGGAGCGCTTCGGCCCCTGCCTTGGGGACCTGCAGGAATTTCTGGACACGGTCGGGGAAaccggagaggaagaggaagaagaggaggataatCTCCAACACCTCAGCTGGGTAGACGCCCTaagctgctttaaagccaaatatGCAGCGGTCCTGGGCGCTTTGCAGAAATTGACAGACGACAGTGGGGATGCTGAAAGACTCTTATATTCGATCACCAAGTTTGACTTCCTGATGAGCCTGGTGTGTGTTGAGCACGTCCTTGCGTGCACCCGATCTCTGCACCTGGATATGCAGCGTGCCGACACCGATCTCATCCACATGTCCGACGAGGCCAACCTCATCATTCAGAGGTTCGGGAGAATGAAAGACGACGGCGACCTGGGGTTCGAGTCGCTGTACGATGAAGCGAAGCGATTAGCCGATGCCGTGGGGGTCCAGGAATCTCCGCCGGGCCTCGGAGGGCGGTCGGCCCCCCTGTGCGGCCCCCCGGCTGAGGACATCCAGGAGGGCTACAGGCGGGATCTGTTTGTGCCGTTTCTGGACCATGTCATTTCAGAACTGCAGGAGCAACTGCTGGAGTGCTCTCCGCGGTTCATTGCCCAGTACCTCGTCCCCGACAAGCTGCTTTTGCTGGAAAATGACGAGTCCGAGGTAGCCCTCTATGACGCTTTCAAGGGCGACATCTCCAACctggacagctttaaagcagaACTGCAGAGGTGGCGGGCAAAATGGATGGACATCCCCAGGAACGAGCAGCCCAGTAGCATCCTGGCCGCTCTGCAGCACTTAAACCCCATCTGTTACCCCAACATCAATGcggctctctccgtcctggccaccATGCCCATCAGCGTCCCAGCCGGAGAGGTGTCATCGCGGGCTTTGAGGAGAGTCAGAATCTGTCAGAGAAACTCAGTGAGGGGGAGTCGGCTGCCTGGACTGGCTCTGACTTACGTCCATCAGGACATCGATGTTGATGTAGATCTCGTTTTGGGGGATTTTGACCGCTTCTTACGCTAA